A DNA window from Bacteroides cellulosilyticus contains the following coding sequences:
- a CDS encoding DUF3943 domain-containing protein: MKKLLLTLFTFLIAINVAYPQLAIRHRLATPRPADSLDIDYYSHKRGLQAGTMVFGINMGVWAFDRYIRKADFAYINGRTIKDNLKYGFVWDNDAMGTNMFMHPYHGSLYFNSARSNGYNFWQSGLFAFGGSFMWEMFMENEYPSTNDIIATPIGGMALGEVTYRVSDLILDDRKTGWSRFGLEFAGFLVSPMRGLTRIINGDAWKRRSTSGKQFGVPDVSVDVSLGIRTLELKDEILDKGVGLASEINVEYGDRFDAEDTKPYDYFSIQANLNWQKDQPVLGQINIVGRLVAKELVNNEKHYLSLGLYQHFDYYDSDTISAVSAKVPYKFCTPASVGGGLIYKRNLKRNWGIDGYAYLNAILLGGALSDYYQVDERIYNLASGYSSKLNFNFTYKDRLAISTIYEVYHMFTWKGYPQDINWDEVEPKTLNAQGDRSRAILHAVGLRLDLKLRKQLYLTGTFMNYTRDTKYRYHANVFSNTSEGRIMLTYKY; the protein is encoded by the coding sequence ATGAAAAAGTTACTGCTGACTCTGTTCACTTTCCTGATAGCCATTAATGTGGCTTATCCGCAACTCGCCATCCGCCACCGTTTAGCCACTCCCCGGCCTGCCGACTCGCTCGATATAGACTATTACTCCCACAAAAGGGGGCTTCAGGCGGGTACCATGGTCTTCGGCATCAATATGGGAGTCTGGGCCTTCGACCGCTATATCCGTAAGGCTGACTTTGCCTACATCAACGGGCGTACTATCAAAGACAACCTCAAGTATGGCTTCGTGTGGGACAATGATGCCATGGGCACCAATATGTTCATGCACCCCTACCATGGTAGCCTGTACTTCAACTCAGCCCGATCCAACGGATACAATTTCTGGCAGTCCGGGCTCTTTGCCTTCGGCGGCAGTTTCATGTGGGAGATGTTTATGGAGAACGAATATCCCTCTACCAACGACATCATTGCCACCCCCATTGGCGGTATGGCCCTAGGCGAAGTGACTTACAGGGTTTCCGACCTCATCCTCGACGACCGGAAAACCGGTTGGTCACGCTTCGGACTGGAGTTTGCCGGATTCCTGGTGTCCCCCATGCGCGGTTTGACCCGTATTATCAACGGAGATGCCTGGAAGCGGCGTTCCACTTCGGGTAAGCAATTCGGTGTACCCGATGTAAGTGTGGATGTATCTCTGGGCATACGTACCCTGGAACTGAAAGACGAGATTCTGGACAAAGGTGTGGGTCTAGCCTCCGAAATCAACGTCGAATACGGTGACCGCTTCGATGCGGAAGATACCAAACCCTACGACTATTTCTCCATCCAGGCGAACCTGAACTGGCAGAAAGATCAACCGGTCCTGGGACAGATAAACATCGTTGGCCGACTGGTAGCCAAAGAGTTGGTGAACAATGAAAAGCACTATCTCAGCCTTGGGCTGTACCAGCACTTCGACTACTACGATTCGGACACGATATCGGCAGTATCGGCAAAAGTACCTTATAAATTCTGCACACCCGCTTCCGTGGGCGGTGGCCTCATCTACAAAAGAAACCTCAAACGGAACTGGGGAATAGATGGTTACGCCTACCTCAACGCCATCCTTCTGGGAGGTGCCCTCAGCGACTATTATCAAGTGGACGAACGCATCTACAACCTAGCCAGCGGCTACAGTAGCAAGCTCAACTTTAACTTTACCTACAAGGACCGTCTTGCTATATCCACCATCTACGAAGTCTACCACATGTTCACCTGGAAAGGGTATCCCCAAGACATCAACTGGGACGAAGTGGAACCGAAGACACTCAATGCCCAGGGCGACCGTTCAAGAGCCATCCTCCATGCAGTCGGCCTTCGGCTGGACCTGAAATTGCGGAAGCAACTGTACCTCACCGGCACATTTATGAACTACACCCGCGATACCAAATACAGGTATCACGCCAATGTATTTTCCAATACTTCGGAAGGGCGCATTATGCTGACTTATAAATATTGA
- a CDS encoding helix-turn-helix domain-containing protein — protein sequence MSISKFNIHAGFTAYKCVTVNELESLLEKSYKTEGGIFALCNRGSLKAIINHTEYRIRANELIALPPESFIQLLATSDDLEMHTVMFSQQLIQNAGMGKNMMDKFYVIGKHYVFPLSEVASTLYAEMFTFLSHLYKEVGEKLSEAVSQSFLSLMLQGVSELCPEQAKLIETPGSRHFQQYRIFVRMVHEDYVREHQVAYYARKINMQTSALCRLVKKESGHTAMEIINKTLIMDAKTQLRTENTSVKDIALSLGFNNAAFFNKFFKKHTGVTPQMFRNSVR from the coding sequence ATGAGCATAAGTAAATTCAATATACATGCAGGCTTCACTGCTTACAAGTGTGTCACAGTTAATGAGTTGGAATCTTTATTGGAGAAATCCTATAAGACAGAGGGGGGTATTTTTGCCCTCTGCAACAGGGGTTCCCTGAAAGCAATCATCAACCATACCGAATACCGGATTCGGGCGAATGAGTTAATAGCGCTTCCGCCGGAATCTTTCATCCAACTGCTGGCAACATCGGATGATCTGGAGATGCATACCGTCATGTTTTCACAACAACTGATCCAAAATGCGGGGATGGGTAAGAATATGATGGATAAGTTCTACGTCATCGGTAAGCACTATGTTTTCCCGCTATCGGAAGTGGCTTCCACACTGTATGCGGAGATGTTTACGTTTCTGTCTCACCTTTATAAAGAGGTTGGGGAGAAATTGAGTGAAGCTGTGTCTCAGTCGTTCCTGAGCTTGATGTTACAGGGGGTGTCCGAGCTTTGTCCGGAACAGGCGAAGCTGATAGAGACACCGGGTAGCAGACATTTCCAACAGTACCGGATTTTCGTCCGGATGGTACATGAGGACTATGTCCGGGAGCATCAGGTGGCGTATTATGCCAGGAAGATAAATATGCAAACGTCTGCCCTCTGCCGGCTTGTCAAGAAAGAGTCGGGGCATACGGCGATGGAGATTATCAATAAAACGCTCATCATGGATGCCAAGACGCAACTGCGCACGGAAAATACGTCGGTGAAGGATATTGCGCTGAGCCTGGGGTTCAATAATGCGGCTTTCTTCAATAAATTCTTCAAGAAACATACGGGGGTGACGCCACAGATGTTCCGGAACTCGGTGAGATAG
- a CDS encoding ATP-binding protein has protein sequence MNPDIPQEVRIVNAIAEQLFDVWPVSIVMIDLEDCIWRVNKQMSDELQLDADVIGKPVVDMLEVVQDKENVLPRYLRELHEDRQRIIHLTSNCFMLEPKRHISFLIQGALMGIYEENRLVRIVLYYRNVLEESTREHLLNIALSRTQIFQWSYDMERNLMIIDPRYFEYLGIPTRDYTLTSEEFAYLIHPDDRQSLFDALTLQLDGTLYEAPVEYRLRRDDGSWEWFEAQSTYVGQLKETPFRVVGICMSTQKYKDTEERLNEALRKARRSDELKSIFLANMSHEIRTPLNAIVGFSSLLAYGESDLTKEDIIEFTSLIEKNSQLLMVLISDILDLSKIESNTMEFNFCNISLHEVLNEIGSTQRMNMCEGVELLLDLPGQEVTVYTDPARLSQVINNLVNNAIKFTSEGNIRIGYRPAPSGDVKIFVEDTGTGMSKEVLEHIFDRFYKGDAFKQGTGLGLAICKTIVKRFEGKIEVVSIAGKGTCFTITLPLKIEG, from the coding sequence ATGAACCCCGATATACCTCAGGAAGTACGGATTGTGAACGCCATTGCTGAACAATTGTTCGATGTATGGCCCGTCAGCATTGTTATGATTGATCTTGAAGACTGCATCTGGCGTGTGAACAAGCAGATGAGCGATGAACTTCAACTGGATGCAGATGTCATTGGAAAGCCCGTTGTCGATATGCTGGAGGTTGTGCAGGATAAAGAGAATGTCCTGCCCCGCTACCTGCGGGAATTGCACGAAGACCGTCAGCGCATTATCCACTTGACTTCCAATTGCTTCATGCTCGAACCGAAGAGACATATCAGTTTTCTTATACAAGGTGCTTTGATGGGCATATATGAAGAAAACCGATTGGTAAGAATCGTACTTTACTACCGCAACGTGCTGGAAGAAAGTACCCGGGAACATCTGTTGAACATTGCCCTGAGCCGGACGCAGATATTTCAATGGTCGTACGACATGGAGCGTAACCTTATGATTATCGATCCCCGCTACTTCGAATACTTGGGCATTCCCACGCGAGACTACACTCTCACCTCCGAAGAGTTTGCCTACCTGATACATCCCGACGACCGTCAGTCGTTGTTTGACGCCTTAACCCTGCAACTGGATGGCACTCTGTACGAAGCCCCCGTCGAATATCGCCTTCGCCGTGACGACGGCAGTTGGGAGTGGTTCGAAGCCCAGTCCACCTATGTCGGGCAGTTGAAAGAAACTCCTTTCCGTGTAGTCGGCATCTGCATGAGTACCCAGAAGTATAAGGATACCGAAGAACGGTTGAATGAAGCCTTGCGTAAGGCCCGACGCAGTGATGAACTGAAAAGTATCTTTCTTGCCAATATGAGCCACGAAATACGCACGCCACTCAATGCTATCGTGGGTTTTTCTTCCTTGTTGGCCTATGGAGAATCGGACTTGACCAAAGAAGATATCATAGAATTTACCTCTCTGATCGAAAAGAACAGCCAGTTGCTGATGGTTTTGATCTCCGATATCCTGGACCTTTCCAAGATAGAGTCAAACACTATGGAATTTAACTTTTGCAACATTTCTCTCCACGAGGTATTGAATGAGATAGGCAGTACGCAAAGGATGAATATGTGCGAAGGAGTGGAGTTGTTGTTGGATCTTCCCGGGCAGGAGGTGACCGTTTATACCGATCCCGCTCGGTTGAGTCAGGTTATAAACAACCTGGTGAACAATGCTATAAAGTTTACTTCCGAAGGAAATATCCGTATCGGATACCGACCGGCCCCCTCCGGGGATGTAAAGATATTTGTGGAAGATACCGGAACAGGTATGTCAAAAGAAGTACTCGAACATATTTTTGATCGTTTTTACAAAGGAGATGCCTTTAAGCAAGGTACGGGGTTGGGGCTGGCTATCTGCAAAACAATCGTCAAACGTTTCGAAGGCAAGATCGAAGTGGTGTCCATAGCCGGGAAGGGTACGTGCTTTACAATCACCTTGCCCCTGAAAATAGAAGGATAA
- a CDS encoding ABC-F family ATP-binding cassette domain-containing protein, giving the protein MISVEGLKVEFNATPLFEDVSYVINKKDRIALVGKNGAGKSTMLKILAGLQQPTSGVVAIPRECTIGYLPQVMILSDKRTVMQEAELAFEHIFEMQADIERMNRQLAERTDYDSEDYHKLIDRFTHENERFLMMGGTNFRAEIERTLQGLGFSREDFDRSTSEFSGGWRMRIELAKLLLRRPDVLLLDEPTNHLDIESIQWLENFLSTRANAVVLVSHDRAFLNNVTTRTIEITCGQIYDYKVKYDEFVVLRKERREQQLRAYENQQKQIEDTEAFIERFRYKATKAVQVQSRIKQLEKIERIEVDEEDNSALRLKFACSSRSGSYPVICEDVRKAYGDHVIFHDVNLTINRGEKVAFVGKNGEGKSTLVKCIMGEITDYTGKLTLGHNVQIGYFAQNQAQLLDESLTVFDTIDRVAVGDIRLKIRDILGAFMFGGEASDKKVKVLSGGERTRLAMIKLLLEPVNFLILDEPTNHLDMRSKDVLKDAIREFDGTVILVSHDRDFLDGLATKVYEFGGGVVKEHLGGIYDFLQKKQIESLNELQKAPALSTSPSGGKENTDTATQSSGAKLSYEEQKELNKKLKKLERRVADCESEIEQTESAIAILEARMATPEGASDMALYEQHQKLKQQLDSVLEEWDAVSTELEEAKREQ; this is encoded by the coding sequence ATGATATCAGTAGAAGGACTGAAGGTGGAATTTAATGCAACCCCTCTGTTCGAAGACGTCTCTTACGTAATCAACAAAAAAGACCGCATCGCCCTGGTGGGCAAAAATGGTGCGGGTAAGTCTACCATGCTCAAGATATTGGCCGGACTACAGCAGCCTACTTCCGGTGTCGTCGCCATTCCCCGTGAATGTACTATCGGTTACCTGCCACAGGTGATGATTCTCAGCGATAAGCGTACCGTGATGCAAGAGGCAGAACTTGCTTTCGAACATATCTTCGAAATGCAGGCGGATATCGAACGCATGAACCGGCAACTTGCCGAACGCACTGATTATGATAGCGAAGATTATCACAAACTCATCGACCGTTTCACTCACGAGAACGAACGTTTCCTGATGATGGGCGGTACCAACTTCCGTGCTGAAATAGAACGAACCTTGCAAGGTTTAGGTTTCAGCCGCGAAGACTTCGACCGCTCCACCAGTGAGTTCTCCGGTGGTTGGCGTATGCGTATCGAGCTTGCCAAACTCCTGCTTCGCCGTCCCGATGTGCTGTTGCTCGACGAACCTACCAACCACCTGGATATTGAGAGTATCCAATGGCTTGAAAACTTCCTTTCCACACGTGCCAATGCCGTGGTATTGGTGAGTCACGACCGTGCATTCCTCAATAACGTCACCACGCGCACCATTGAAATCACTTGCGGACAGATTTACGACTACAAAGTGAAGTATGACGAATTCGTCGTACTGCGCAAGGAACGTCGTGAACAGCAACTTCGTGCCTACGAGAATCAGCAGAAACAGATAGAAGATACCGAAGCCTTCATCGAACGCTTCCGCTATAAAGCCACGAAAGCCGTGCAGGTGCAGAGCCGCATCAAACAACTGGAAAAGATAGAGCGCATCGAGGTGGACGAGGAAGACAACTCGGCATTGCGCCTGAAGTTTGCTTGCAGCAGCCGTAGCGGAAGTTACCCCGTCATCTGTGAGGATGTCCGGAAAGCCTATGGCGACCATGTCATCTTCCATGATGTCAACCTGACCATAAACCGTGGTGAGAAAGTGGCGTTCGTAGGTAAGAACGGTGAAGGTAAATCCACTCTGGTAAAATGTATCATGGGAGAAATCACCGACTATACCGGTAAACTCACCCTTGGTCATAATGTACAGATCGGTTACTTCGCCCAGAACCAGGCACAACTCCTGGATGAAAGCCTGACGGTATTCGATACCATCGACCGCGTAGCCGTAGGCGATATCCGCCTGAAGATACGTGACATCCTCGGTGCTTTCATGTTCGGCGGCGAAGCTTCTGATAAGAAGGTGAAAGTGTTGTCCGGTGGAGAGCGTACCCGCCTCGCAATGATCAAGCTCCTGCTGGAACCCGTGAACTTCCTGATACTGGACGAACCGACCAACCACCTCGATATGCGTTCGAAGGATGTACTGAAAGATGCCATCCGCGAATTTGACGGTACGGTCATTTTGGTAAGCCACGACCGTGATTTCCTGGACGGACTTGCGACTAAAGTATATGAGTTCGGTGGCGGAGTTGTGAAAGAACACCTCGGTGGCATCTACGACTTCCTGCAAAAGAAGCAGATAGAGAGCCTGAACGAATTGCAGAAAGCACCCGCACTTTCTACTTCACCCTCCGGTGGAAAAGAGAATACGGATACCGCCACTCAGTCGTCCGGCGCCAAGCTTTCTTATGAAGAGCAGAAGGAACTGAACAAGAAGCTCAAAAAACTGGAACGCCGCGTTGCCGATTGTGAATCGGAGATAGAGCAGACCGAATCCGCCATTGCCATCCTCGAAGCCCGCATGGCAACTCCCGAGGGGGCTTCGGATATGGCCCTCTACGAGCAGCATCAGAAACTGAAGCAGCAACTCGACTCTGTACTGGAAGAGTGGGATGCCGTCTCTACCGAACTGGAAGAAGCCAAGCGAGAACAATAA
- a CDS encoding M13 family metallopeptidase: protein MKVTHYLPLAAACLMMVGCGTGKQKAEMTAGIQLANLDTTALPGSSFYQYACGGWIESHPLSPEYSQYGSFTELAENNRKQIQGLIEELAATQHEAGSVAQKVGDLYKIVMDSVKLNKEGVAPIKADLEQIASLKDKEAVYALLADLRKQGIGAYLGLYVAADEMNSNENAVQLYQSGLSMGERDYYLATDPSTTAIRDAFRTHVQKMYQLAGFDEATAKKGMEVVMDVETRLAKAFRSRTELRDPHANYNKMSMEEVKKNYPTFNWDAYLSGLGLTDVKEIIVGQPASVAEAANILNSLPVDQQALYLQWKLIDSAANFLNDEMAQQNFDFYERTMSGTQEMQPRWKTAVSVVSSALGEAVGQMYVEKYFPAAAKERMVSLVKNLQTSLGERINNLAWMSDETKKKAQEKLATFHVKIGYPDKWKDYSTLEIKDDSYWNNFKRASLWNYAEMIAKAGKPVDKDEWLMTPQTVNAYYNPTTNEICFPAGILQYPFFDMNADDAFNYGAIGVVIGHEMTHGFDDQGRQYDKDGNLKDWWTEEDAKNFEKRADVMVAFFDSIEVAPGVHANGRMTLGENIADHGGLQVSYQAFKKATAAAPLEVKDGFTPEQRFFLAYANVWANNTRPEAILQLTKIDVHSLGKWRVDAALPHIAAWYEAFGITEKDPMFVPVAERISIW from the coding sequence ATGAAAGTAACTCATTATTTACCTTTAGCTGCAGCTTGCCTTATGATGGTGGGATGTGGTACGGGCAAGCAGAAAGCTGAAATGACAGCCGGTATCCAGCTTGCCAATCTTGACACAACTGCCCTTCCGGGGAGTAGTTTTTATCAGTACGCTTGTGGCGGTTGGATTGAAAGCCATCCACTTTCACCTGAGTATTCACAGTACGGTTCTTTTACAGAACTTGCCGAGAATAATCGTAAGCAGATACAAGGTTTGATCGAAGAACTGGCTGCCACTCAGCACGAAGCAGGCAGTGTAGCACAAAAGGTAGGCGACCTCTACAAGATTGTTATGGACAGCGTGAAGCTGAACAAGGAAGGTGTTGCTCCTATTAAAGCCGACCTGGAACAGATTGCTTCCCTGAAAGATAAAGAAGCTGTTTATGCTTTGCTCGCCGATCTGCGCAAACAGGGCATCGGTGCTTACCTCGGCCTCTATGTGGCTGCCGACGAAATGAACAGTAACGAGAACGCTGTGCAGCTTTATCAAAGCGGTTTGAGCATGGGCGAACGTGATTACTATCTGGCTACTGATCCTTCTACTACCGCTATCCGTGATGCATTCCGTACTCATGTACAGAAAATGTATCAGTTGGCCGGTTTCGATGAGGCTACTGCCAAGAAGGGTATGGAAGTGGTTATGGACGTGGAAACACGCCTTGCCAAAGCTTTCCGTTCCCGTACCGAACTGCGTGACCCGCATGCCAACTACAATAAGATGAGCATGGAAGAGGTGAAGAAGAATTATCCTACTTTCAACTGGGACGCTTACCTTTCAGGTCTTGGACTGACAGATGTGAAGGAAATCATTGTCGGCCAGCCTGCTTCGGTAGCTGAAGCTGCTAACATTCTGAATTCCTTACCTGTTGACCAGCAAGCCCTTTACCTGCAATGGAAACTGATTGATTCTGCTGCCAACTTCCTGAATGACGAGATGGCTCAACAGAATTTCGACTTCTACGAACGCACCATGTCCGGAACGCAGGAAATGCAACCCCGCTGGAAGACTGCCGTTTCTGTAGTAAGCTCCGCACTGGGTGAAGCCGTAGGACAGATGTATGTAGAGAAATACTTCCCTGCCGCTGCCAAGGAACGTATGGTATCTTTGGTGAAGAACCTTCAGACCAGCCTGGGCGAACGCATCAACAACCTTGCCTGGATGAGCGACGAAACCAAGAAGAAAGCACAGGAGAAGCTGGCCACTTTCCACGTGAAGATCGGTTATCCTGATAAGTGGAAAGACTACTCTACGTTGGAAATCAAAGACGACTCTTATTGGAACAACTTCAAACGTGCCAGCCTGTGGAACTATGCTGAAATGATTGCCAAAGCCGGCAAACCGGTAGACAAGGACGAGTGGTTGATGACTCCGCAAACCGTAAACGCTTATTACAACCCGACAACGAACGAAATCTGTTTCCCTGCCGGTATCCTGCAATATCCGTTCTTCGATATGAATGCTGACGATGCCTTCAATTACGGTGCAATCGGTGTTGTAATCGGTCATGAGATGACACACGGCTTCGACGACCAGGGACGCCAGTACGACAAAGACGGTAATCTGAAAGACTGGTGGACGGAAGAAGATGCCAAGAACTTCGAGAAACGTGCCGATGTAATGGTTGCTTTCTTTGACAGCATCGAAGTTGCACCGGGGGTACATGCCAACGGTCGTATGACACTGGGTGAGAACATTGCCGACCACGGAGGTTTGCAAGTATCTTACCAGGCATTCAAGAAGGCTACCGCTGCCGCTCCGCTGGAAGTAAAAGATGGTTTCACTCCTGAACAACGCTTCTTCCTGGCTTATGCCAATGTTTGGGCTAACAATACCCGTCCCGAAGCCATCCTGCAATTGACGAAGATCGACGTGCATTCTTTGGGCAAATGGCGTGTAGATGCTGCATTGCCGCACATTGCAGCATGGTATGAGGCATTCGGCATTACAGAAAAAGATCCGATGTTCGTACCGGTGGCAGAACGCATCTCTATCTGGTAA
- the purH gene encoding bifunctional phosphoribosylaminoimidazolecarboxamide formyltransferase/IMP cyclohydrolase: protein MSETKRIKTALVSVYHKEGLDEIITKLHEEGVEFLSTGGTRQFIESLGYPCKAVEDLTTYPSILGGRVKTLHPKVFGGILCRRGLEQDMQQIEKYEIPEIDLVIVDLYPFEATVASGADEPTIIEKIDIGGISLIRAAAKNYNDVVIIASQAQYQPFRDMLMEHGATTSLEERRWFAKEAFSVSSHYDSAIFNYFDGEEGSAFRCSANNQKTLRYGENPHQKGYFYGNLEAMFDQIHGKEISYNNLLDINAAVDLIDEFEETTFAVLKHNNACGLASRPTVLEAWNDALAGDPVSAFGGVLITNGVIDKDAAEEINKIFFEVIIAPDYDVDALEILGQKKNRIILVRKPAALPKKQFRSLLNGVLVQDRDLNIEKPEDLKTATTKAPTAQEIEDMLFANKIVKNSKSNAIVLAKGKQLLASGVGQTSRVDALKQAIEKAKNFGFDLKGAVMASDAFFPFPDCVEIAGNEGVTAVIQPGGSIKDQLSFDYCNEHGIAMVTTGIRHFKH from the coding sequence ATGTCTGAAACAAAAAGAATTAAAACCGCTTTAGTATCGGTTTATCATAAGGAAGGTTTGGACGAAATCATCACCAAACTGCATGAAGAAGGAGTTGAGTTTCTGTCAACAGGCGGAACTCGTCAGTTTATAGAATCACTGGGTTATCCCTGTAAAGCAGTGGAAGACTTGACCACGTATCCCTCTATCCTGGGTGGACGTGTGAAGACCCTGCATCCAAAGGTGTTCGGTGGTATTCTCTGCCGCCGCGGACTGGAACAGGATATGCAACAGATAGAAAAATATGAAATTCCCGAAATAGACCTCGTTATCGTCGATTTGTATCCGTTTGAAGCTACCGTAGCTTCCGGTGCCGACGAGCCGACTATCATCGAGAAAATAGATATAGGCGGTATCTCACTGATCCGCGCTGCTGCCAAGAATTACAATGATGTGGTTATCATTGCTTCTCAGGCACAATACCAGCCGTTCCGCGATATGCTGATGGAACATGGAGCTACCACTTCGCTGGAAGAACGCCGTTGGTTTGCCAAAGAGGCGTTTTCCGTTTCTTCCCATTACGATTCAGCCATCTTCAACTACTTCGATGGCGAAGAAGGTTCCGCATTCCGTTGCTCTGCCAATAATCAGAAAACTTTGCGCTACGGCGAGAACCCGCATCAGAAGGGTTACTTCTACGGAAATCTGGAAGCTATGTTCGACCAGATTCACGGAAAGGAAATCTCTTACAACAACCTGCTCGATATCAATGCAGCCGTTGACCTGATCGATGAATTTGAGGAGACAACGTTTGCCGTATTGAAGCATAACAATGCTTGCGGTCTGGCTTCACGCCCCACGGTGCTCGAAGCATGGAACGATGCATTGGCCGGTGACCCGGTTTCCGCTTTCGGTGGTGTACTCATCACAAACGGAGTGATCGATAAGGACGCTGCTGAGGAAATCAATAAAATCTTCTTCGAGGTAATTATCGCTCCTGATTACGATGTAGACGCATTGGAAATCCTGGGACAGAAGAAAAACCGTATTATTCTGGTTCGCAAGCCTGCCGCACTGCCTAAGAAGCAGTTCCGTTCTCTCCTGAATGGTGTGTTGGTACAGGACCGTGACCTGAACATCGAGAAGCCTGAAGATTTGAAAACTGCAACCACGAAAGCACCTACCGCACAGGAAATAGAAGACATGCTCTTTGCTAACAAGATTGTGAAGAACAGTAAGTCCAACGCTATCGTACTGGCTAAAGGCAAGCAATTGCTGGCAAGCGGTGTGGGACAGACTTCACGTGTGGATGCTTTGAAGCAGGCCATCGAAAAAGCTAAGAACTTCGGCTTCGACCTGAAAGGTGCTGTGATGGCATCCGACGCTTTCTTCCCCTTCCCCGACTGTGTGGAGATTGCCGGAAATGAAGGTGTGACCGCAGTTATTCAACCGGGTGGTTCCATCAAGGATCAGCTTTCGTTCGACTATTGCAACGAACATGGCATCGCGATGGTGACCACAGGAATTCGTCATTTCAAACACTAA